Proteins from one uncultured Desulfuromonas sp. genomic window:
- a CDS encoding IS4 family transposase, which yields MNSGQTVFRQLLQFLPRHDFNLCVRRYRGDYRARKFSTFDQFLCLAYAQMAGRESLRDIETCLNSHREKLYHIGFRGSVSRSTLADASERRDWRIFQDFSHVLIRMAQQLYCGEPFALELAQPLYAFDSTTIDLCLTLFPWAEFRTTKAAVKMHTLLDLRGTIPTYVAVTTGKVHDVRMLDSLPVTEDAIYTMDKAYTDFSRLYALHQQGAFFVIRAKDNLRYRRIYSAIKDKSAGIKADQTVVLVTPKSKKDYPEKLRRISYVDKDRNKHLVFLTNNFTVSAATVAEVYKQRWQVELFFKWIKQHLRIKSFYGTSINAVKSQIWVAMSIYLLVVIAKKKLKIPCELYTFLQILEVNLFEKKPISSMVADALKQIQDLQDSNQLNLFSY from the coding sequence ATGAATTCAGGTCAAACCGTTTTCAGGCAACTGCTGCAGTTTCTGCCACGTCACGATTTCAATCTGTGCGTTCGCCGCTACCGTGGCGATTACAGAGCCAGAAAGTTTTCGACTTTCGATCAATTTCTGTGTCTCGCCTACGCCCAAATGGCTGGCCGTGAAAGCTTGCGCGATATCGAAACCTGTTTGAACTCTCATCGTGAAAAGCTCTACCACATCGGTTTTCGTGGTTCCGTGTCCCGTTCAACTTTGGCTGATGCCAGTGAGCGCAGAGACTGGCGCATCTTTCAAGACTTCAGTCATGTTTTGATTCGCATGGCACAGCAACTTTACTGTGGTGAACCGTTTGCCCTGGAACTTGCTCAACCGCTGTATGCTTTCGATTCAACAACGATTGATCTCTGTTTGACACTGTTTCCATGGGCCGAGTTTCGGACAACAAAAGCCGCCGTGAAAATGCATACGCTGCTTGATCTGCGGGGAACTATCCCAACGTATGTCGCCGTCACGACAGGCAAGGTGCATGATGTTCGAATGCTCGATTCTCTGCCGGTGACCGAGGATGCCATTTACACGATGGACAAGGCCTATACCGATTTCTCGCGACTTTATGCACTGCATCAACAAGGGGCCTTCTTTGTCATCAGAGCAAAAGACAATTTGCGCTATAGGCGGATCTATTCCGCAATCAAAGACAAGTCTGCCGGGATAAAAGCCGACCAAACGGTCGTCCTGGTCACGCCAAAATCGAAAAAAGACTATCCGGAAAAGCTCCGCCGGATCAGTTATGTTGACAAAGATCGAAACAAGCATCTGGTCTTTTTGACCAACAATTTTACGGTTTCAGCAGCGACAGTTGCTGAAGTCTATAAGCAGCGCTGGCAGGTGGAACTGTTTTTCAAATGGATCAAGCAACACCTGCGGATCAAATCGTTTTACGGGACATCGATCAACGCCGTAAAGAGTCAGATATGGGTAGCAATGAGCATTTATCTTCTGGTTGTCATTGCGAAGAAAAAGCTCAAAATCCCATGTGAGCTCTACACTTTTTTACAAATCCTGGAGGTCAATCTGTTTGAGAAAAAGCCCATTTCATCGATGGTTGCTGATGCTCTCAAACAAATTCAAGACCTCCAAGATAGCAACCAGCTGAATTTATTCAGCTATTAA
- a CDS encoding ribosome-inactivating family protein: MRLQHGGAYRSDLSAFRGQIRQNGTLANVGIVNVTHPQAANGVDLYINLAYQANSNFPPINGSLYTVAFGNNNGIWHFNVGAIGVALPGAAIPGALAGDYASLGYPLALPAITDANLLAAVNSVSNYAGAAPVPAPVLDGLTRLIIVVNEAARFDQVESRVDGILGNGGVYTPPVATIHNWGGHLLGS; this comes from the coding sequence ATGCGTTTACAACACGGTGGTGCGTACAGGTCGGATTTAAGCGCCTTTCGTGGCCAGATCAGGCAAAACGGAACACTGGCCAATGTGGGCATCGTCAATGTGACTCATCCTCAGGCCGCGAACGGCGTTGATTTGTATATCAATCTCGCCTATCAGGCGAATTCCAATTTTCCCCCGATTAACGGTTCTTTGTATACGGTCGCGTTTGGAAATAATAACGGCATCTGGCACTTTAATGTTGGAGCCATTGGTGTGGCTCTACCCGGTGCCGCAATTCCCGGAGCGCTGGCAGGTGATTATGCAAGCCTGGGTTACCCACTTGCATTACCCGCGATCACAGATGCAAATTTGTTGGCTGCAGTTAATTCCGTTTCTAACTATGCCGGTGCGGCGCCGGTTCCCGCCCCGGTTCTTGACGGCCTGACGCGCTTGATCATTGTGGTCAATGAGGCGGCACGCTTTGATCAAGTAGAAAGTCGCGTTGACGGAATCCTTGGTAATGGCGGCGTTTACACGCCCCCGGTTGCAACAATACACAACTGGGGTGGACATCTCCTCGGGAGCTAA
- the ilvN gene encoding acetolactate synthase small subunit: protein MPAPETHRETVLELRVNNHPGVMSHVVGLFARRRYNVEAILCLPVDDGAQSDIWLLVNESDRLSQIISQVEKLADVRTVVRHAEESCLFAGLRQQMYGGAEFKQSA from the coding sequence ATGCCTGCGCCTGAAACCCATCGTGAAACCGTTCTTGAATTACGCGTGAATAACCACCCCGGCGTGATGTCGCACGTTGTCGGCCTGTTTGCCCGCCGCCGCTATAACGTGGAGGCGATTCTCTGCCTGCCCGTTGATGATGGGGCGCAAAGTGATATCTGGCTGCTGGTCAATGAAAGTGATCGGCTGTCGCAGATCATCAGTCAGGTGGAGAAGCTTGCGGATGTGCGCACGGTTGTGCGCCATGCGGAGGAGAGTTGTCTATTTGCCGGTTTGCGGCAGCAGATGTATGGAGGGGCGGAGTTTAAGCAGAGTGCTTAG
- the ilvB gene encoding acetolactate synthase large subunit: MHHMNGAELTIALLERQGITTISGIPGGTNLPLYTALSHSQHIRHVLARHEQGAGFIAQGMARSTGQAAVCFATSGPGATNLLTAIADAKLDSTPIVCITGQVHSDMIGTDAFQEVDIYGMSIPITKHNFQVRSAAELLEVIPQAFELALSGRPGPVLVDIPKDIQTEILEFADWPVPGQAAAIAPCNARALENAARMIAAAQRPILYLGGGVVSADAGATACTLAENNDIPMVTTMMALGAIRCDHPLNLGMFGMHGSKKTNLLMQEADLLIVAGARFDDRATGKIGEFCPQANVIHIDIDASELHKLRSAHIGVHGDVGEALTRLNEQLPQHSRPEWIDQAKQARCDTSTVVALTGKDQIRPFELIRDIAEHVGEQAFIATDVGQHQMWTAQHYPFCRSRHWLTSGGLGTMGFGLPTAIGAALANPEHPVVCFSGDGSFLMNIQELATLAQEQLNVKIILLDNQALGLVRQQQSLFYDNRLFASEFAQAIDFVAIAQGFGIKAMSLTTTNADTLADTLQQPGPCLIHVPIDRREMVFPMVPPGAANTTMLEGECHACA; this comes from the coding sequence ATGCACCACATGAACGGAGCCGAGCTCACCATCGCCCTGCTCGAACGCCAGGGGATCACCACCATCAGCGGTATCCCCGGCGGCACCAATCTGCCGCTCTATACCGCGCTGTCCCATTCCCAACACATTCGCCATGTCCTGGCCCGCCATGAACAGGGGGCCGGATTTATCGCCCAGGGCATGGCACGCTCCACCGGTCAGGCCGCGGTCTGTTTCGCCACCTCCGGTCCGGGCGCCACCAACCTGCTCACCGCCATTGCTGACGCCAAACTCGATTCCACGCCCATCGTCTGCATCACCGGCCAGGTTCACAGTGACATGATCGGCACCGACGCCTTTCAGGAGGTGGATATCTACGGCATGTCCATCCCCATTACCAAGCACAACTTCCAGGTCCGCAGTGCCGCCGAACTGCTTGAGGTGATTCCGCAGGCGTTTGAGTTGGCCCTGTCCGGTCGGCCCGGCCCGGTTCTCGTTGATATCCCCAAGGATATTCAGACCGAAATTCTTGAGTTTGCCGACTGGCCGGTTCCAGGACAAGCCGCTGCCATCGCGCCATGCAACGCACGGGCGCTTGAGAATGCGGCGCGCATGATCGCTGCGGCCCAGCGGCCGATTCTCTATCTGGGTGGTGGCGTGGTCAGTGCCGATGCAGGTGCCACAGCCTGCACTCTGGCTGAGAATAATGACATTCCCATGGTCACCACCATGATGGCTCTCGGTGCCATCCGTTGCGATCATCCGCTTAACCTGGGTATGTTCGGCATGCACGGCAGCAAGAAAACCAATTTGCTCATGCAGGAGGCCGATCTGCTCATTGTTGCCGGGGCCCGTTTTGACGACCGCGCCACCGGTAAAATTGGCGAGTTTTGCCCGCAGGCCAATGTCATCCACATCGACATCGACGCCAGTGAACTCCACAAACTGCGCTCCGCCCATATCGGTGTTCATGGGGATGTCGGCGAAGCGTTGACCCGGCTCAATGAGCAACTGCCGCAACACTCCCGACCAGAGTGGATTGACCAGGCCAAACAGGCCCGCTGCGATACCTCAACAGTGGTGGCACTGACCGGCAAAGACCAGATCCGGCCGTTTGAACTGATTCGCGACATTGCCGAACACGTTGGCGAACAGGCGTTTATCGCCACGGATGTCGGCCAGCACCAGATGTGGACGGCTCAGCATTACCCGTTTTGCCGTTCCCGCCATTGGCTGACCTCCGGCGGCCTCGGCACCATGGGCTTTGGCCTGCCCACCGCCATTGGCGCGGCACTGGCCAACCCGGAACATCCGGTGGTCTGCTTCAGCGGCGACGGCAGTTTTCTGATGAACATTCAGGAGCTGGCCACCCTCGCTCAGGAACAACTCAACGTCAAAATCATCCTGCTCGACAATCAGGCTCTCGGTCTGGTCCGTCAACAACAGAGCCTGTTTTACGACAACCGTCTGTTTGCCTCGGAGTTTGCCCAGGCCATTGATTTTGTCGCCATTGCCCAAGGGTTCGGCATTAAGGCCATGAGCCTGACAACCACCAATGCCGACACCCTGGCCGACACCCTGCAACAACCCGGCCCCTGTCTGATTCATGTGCCCATTGACCGGCGGGAAATGGTTTTCCCCATGGTCCCGCCCGGAGCCGCCAACACCACCATGCTGGAAGGAGAATGCCATGCCTGCGCCTGA
- a CDS encoding alpha-2-macroglobulin family protein produces MFLSLNSALATGPSFDCSKASHYVERVICRSDELSQLDLELATLYKKVMKKLPDDVKKDVKQEQLEWLKKRNKDCSLPGKEAEKCLAEYYRQRNEELSAMLAFDSARKPSNKQLKLLRVTPKGNDVPAGQQLVFQFDRPVVPIGRMERQSSEIPVTITPQLACEWRWLNTSALACQLTEANKMKPATRYEVVMRPGLRTENGAGLKSTIHHSFITSRPQVTYTRFVNWLTPGTPLIQVTFNLPVTKNSVEKSLSMFARKVPGSQPMGVVAYPDDMPRELPWWQTAAEVSEQTVNDQKIALPDDEARTVWLIEPRQELPADQTIWLDVQPGLRSPEGAESGVESRTIVRFETYPAFKFKGIRCTLKGERYAKDITLEELLQPADEQTEIRQCTPLNPVALVFSAPVLESSVRDHVAFSPRLDGDRNDYDPWENTLDRTRLTRPHRKGRVYQLWLPELLQANQNYRVTIDSNHFTDEFGRQLKQNIEFSFVTSHREPDLRVTHRYAVLEKEVDSDIPLYVTNLDQVKVSFDKLGDTVSGNMLNHDIAVPEAKDIAFALPMGVRTLLGDDSGIIYAHLHPDPRPPKWNFDPALLAQVTPFQVHFKAGHFNSQAWVTSFADGQPVTGAKVSLFKGSYDNLPELEPLGLVATTNTDGIADLPGLSEFDPDLKFIYGGSRADRPGFFAKVEFDDDIALVPLNNDFSVRGSGAYPNLKKKGGHSRAWGTTAQGIYKLGDTVQYKIYLRNQSNKHWVAPQKDSYNLQVFDPQNKIVHQQKGIDLNEFGAYDGEFTVPAQGTVGWYKFKLSPIKNQQERRARFTWTPMSVLISDFTPAPFKVKTDLNGDLFTAKDQVEATSLASMHSGGPFSKAEIRLTAKLTQKPFTTNNPQTAGFVFGSSSGRYLTSEQQNLLDIRGTLDDLGQYKNAFQLPEAGIYFGSVLVESAVKDERGKFVTSVAKADYAGRNRFVGLKNTRWVYKKGQPATIEAVVVNAAGELQPGVEISLTVNHREYKASRVKGPGNAYLTKNIMSWVEESRCTLTSDAAVTRCEFTPLHPGFYKFIATIKDEQNREHQTTINGWVTGRGSVVWDQTNDATLQIVPEQTKYKIGDTARYLIKNPFPGAKALVTIERYGIVDSWVETLDSSTPVIEVPIKPDYLPGFYLSVVVVSPRVEQPLGPGKVDLGKPSYRMGYVQARVVDPFKEIPITVSTDKQIYKPRETVKAKIRIDPSRTGKQEPYEIAVAVVDESVLALNRDGDNYYDPYAGFNHLDALDVYNYSLISRLVGRQKFEKKGANPGGDGNEGGSPYSTLRNMFKFVSYWNPTIRPDQDGNAEIEFEVPDNLTGWRIFAFAVTPDDQMGLGDTNFKVNRPTEIRPVMPNQVIEGDRFKAGFNIKNRTDKSRQLKLKVAVEGPLADKKKALFEFDLPIAPYERKNIWLPLSTKGSGELIFVAQGGDQLDGDAIEHRLPVNKRRSLETAATYGTTTADTISESVKIPEGIHTDVGYLGAVLSPSVIGNLDGAFRYIKEYPHMCWEQRLTKAVVANSYLELKDYLDKSTEWPNAQHDVVKALRVAANFQAPNGGMTYWRPQNSYVSPYLSAYTAMAFNWLKRNHHEVPSKVEERLHAYLLKLLRRDELPTFYSKGMAASVRAVALAALAEAGKITAADVLRHEPHLPEMDLFGKAHFLQAAIKTPEVPDAVLTTTLDAILGHASQSGGKFQFNEPWDDSYKYILATPLRSNCAILSSLLTAQTKAEQGETIGDIPFKLVRSITQSRGNRDYWENTQENLYCLNALIDYASIYERSDPNMTIAVDFDGEALGKAEFSCKADPQVEVTRPLTVNDPGRQAKIVMEKEGTGRFYYSARIAYDLKEENAARINSGIEIRREYSIERDGKFVLLKSPMEIRRGDLVKVDLFVSVPTARHFVVVEDKVPGGLEPVNTDLATASTVDADKAKFKAADGSWFYTFSDWSYYGRYFWSFYHKELKHDAARFYADYLPAGNYRLSYAAQAIAEGQFIVPAVFVEEMYDPDVYGKGLPATLQVTE; encoded by the coding sequence GTGTTTTTGTCTCTAAATTCAGCACTCGCTACCGGTCCCAGCTTTGATTGCAGTAAGGCATCCCATTACGTCGAACGTGTAATTTGTAGATCGGATGAATTATCTCAACTGGATTTAGAGCTCGCCACGCTTTACAAAAAAGTGATGAAAAAACTACCTGACGACGTAAAAAAAGACGTTAAACAGGAGCAACTCGAGTGGCTTAAAAAGAGAAATAAAGACTGCTCTCTTCCCGGCAAAGAAGCTGAAAAATGTTTAGCGGAATACTACCGCCAGCGCAACGAAGAGCTCTCCGCCATGCTGGCTTTCGATTCGGCGAGAAAACCGTCTAACAAGCAGCTGAAGCTCCTCAGGGTCACCCCGAAAGGGAATGATGTCCCTGCCGGACAGCAGCTGGTCTTTCAGTTTGATCGTCCGGTTGTGCCAATCGGGCGGATGGAGAGACAAAGCTCGGAAATCCCTGTCACGATTACACCTCAACTCGCTTGTGAGTGGCGCTGGCTCAATACCAGTGCATTGGCGTGTCAATTGACCGAAGCCAATAAGATGAAGCCGGCAACCCGGTACGAGGTTGTTATGCGGCCGGGCCTGCGCACAGAAAACGGTGCCGGCTTAAAAAGCACTATTCACCACAGTTTTATAACCTCCCGCCCTCAAGTTACCTATACCCGTTTTGTCAATTGGCTCACACCGGGTACGCCGTTGATCCAAGTCACCTTTAACCTGCCGGTGACAAAGAACTCCGTTGAAAAGTCCTTATCGATGTTTGCCCGTAAAGTTCCCGGCAGCCAGCCGATGGGGGTGGTCGCTTATCCCGATGACATGCCGCGCGAGCTGCCGTGGTGGCAGACTGCAGCGGAAGTCTCGGAACAAACCGTCAACGATCAAAAGATTGCACTTCCAGATGATGAAGCCCGAACGGTCTGGCTTATTGAACCTCGCCAGGAACTCCCCGCCGACCAAACAATCTGGCTCGACGTACAACCGGGCCTTAGGTCACCTGAAGGAGCGGAATCAGGAGTTGAATCCCGCACCATTGTCCGTTTCGAAACCTATCCTGCGTTCAAGTTTAAGGGAATTCGCTGCACGTTGAAAGGCGAACGCTATGCAAAAGATATTACTCTTGAAGAACTGCTCCAGCCCGCGGACGAGCAGACCGAAATACGGCAATGCACGCCGCTCAATCCCGTTGCCTTAGTTTTTTCCGCTCCGGTGCTGGAATCATCGGTCAGGGATCATGTTGCGTTCAGCCCCAGACTGGACGGTGACAGGAACGATTACGATCCCTGGGAAAACACTCTGGACAGAACGCGCCTGACACGGCCACACCGCAAAGGCCGGGTTTACCAGCTATGGTTGCCGGAGCTGTTGCAGGCCAATCAAAACTATCGGGTGACGATCGACAGCAATCACTTCACCGATGAGTTTGGTCGCCAGCTCAAACAAAACATCGAGTTTTCTTTTGTGACCAGCCATCGCGAACCGGACCTGCGCGTCACCCATCGCTATGCCGTACTGGAAAAAGAGGTCGACAGTGATATCCCCCTGTATGTGACCAACCTTGACCAAGTCAAGGTCTCCTTCGACAAACTTGGCGATACGGTATCCGGTAACATGTTAAATCATGACATTGCCGTCCCGGAAGCCAAGGATATTGCCTTTGCATTGCCCATGGGAGTGCGAACGTTGCTCGGTGATGACTCCGGTATTATCTATGCACATCTTCACCCCGACCCTCGACCGCCAAAGTGGAATTTCGACCCAGCATTGCTGGCTCAGGTCACCCCGTTTCAGGTTCATTTCAAAGCGGGTCACTTCAACTCGCAGGCATGGGTCACCTCGTTTGCCGATGGCCAACCGGTAACTGGGGCCAAGGTCTCACTGTTTAAAGGATCCTATGACAATTTACCAGAGCTTGAACCTCTGGGTTTGGTTGCCACCACCAACACGGATGGAATCGCGGATTTGCCGGGTTTATCCGAATTCGATCCCGACTTGAAGTTTATTTACGGCGGTTCCAGAGCCGATCGGCCCGGCTTTTTCGCTAAGGTCGAATTTGACGATGACATTGCTCTGGTGCCTCTTAATAACGATTTTTCAGTGCGCGGCAGCGGCGCCTATCCAAATTTGAAAAAAAAGGGGGGACATTCTCGTGCCTGGGGAACCACGGCCCAGGGTATTTATAAACTCGGCGATACGGTTCAATACAAGATCTATCTGCGCAACCAAAGCAATAAACACTGGGTTGCTCCACAGAAAGATAGCTACAATCTACAGGTGTTTGATCCGCAGAATAAAATCGTCCACCAGCAAAAAGGGATCGATCTGAACGAGTTTGGTGCTTACGACGGAGAATTCACGGTCCCGGCCCAGGGAACTGTCGGCTGGTACAAATTCAAGCTCAGTCCAATCAAAAATCAACAAGAGCGTCGCGCACGTTTCACCTGGACGCCGATGTCGGTGCTGATCAGCGATTTCACTCCGGCACCCTTTAAAGTTAAGACAGACTTGAATGGTGATCTGTTTACCGCCAAAGATCAGGTTGAGGCAACCTCTCTGGCGTCCATGCATTCCGGCGGTCCGTTTTCCAAAGCGGAGATAAGATTGACCGCCAAACTGACGCAAAAACCTTTTACAACCAACAATCCGCAAACCGCAGGGTTCGTATTCGGCAGCAGCAGCGGCAGATATCTTACCAGCGAACAGCAGAATCTGCTCGATATCAGAGGCACACTGGATGACCTGGGGCAATATAAAAATGCCTTCCAATTGCCTGAAGCCGGGATCTATTTCGGTTCGGTCTTGGTCGAGTCCGCGGTCAAGGACGAACGCGGCAAATTCGTCACCTCGGTCGCTAAGGCGGATTATGCCGGTCGAAACCGTTTTGTCGGTTTGAAAAATACGCGTTGGGTTTACAAAAAAGGACAACCTGCCACCATCGAAGCCGTGGTCGTCAATGCGGCAGGTGAACTGCAGCCAGGAGTCGAAATCTCGCTGACAGTGAACCACCGGGAATATAAAGCTTCCCGGGTCAAAGGTCCCGGAAATGCCTATCTAACGAAAAACATCATGTCCTGGGTGGAAGAATCCCGCTGCACATTGACCAGCGATGCAGCTGTGACCCGTTGCGAATTCACTCCCCTTCATCCCGGATTCTACAAATTTATCGCGACGATCAAGGATGAGCAGAACCGGGAACACCAGACCACCATCAACGGCTGGGTAACCGGCCGGGGCAGCGTTGTTTGGGACCAGACCAACGACGCCACCTTGCAGATTGTGCCAGAACAAACTAAGTACAAAATCGGCGACACCGCCCGCTATCTGATTAAAAACCCGTTTCCCGGGGCGAAGGCGTTGGTAACCATTGAGCGTTACGGCATCGTCGACAGTTGGGTCGAAACTCTTGACTCCAGCACCCCGGTAATCGAGGTGCCGATTAAGCCCGATTATCTGCCCGGCTTCTACCTGTCGGTTGTGGTTGTCTCGCCACGGGTCGAGCAACCACTGGGACCGGGAAAGGTCGATCTCGGTAAACCAAGTTACCGCATGGGCTATGTCCAGGCCAGGGTGGTTGATCCGTTTAAAGAGATTCCCATCACGGTTTCAACTGATAAGCAGATCTATAAACCGCGCGAAACCGTCAAGGCAAAAATCCGGATCGATCCGTCCCGCACCGGCAAACAGGAACCCTATGAAATCGCAGTCGCCGTGGTGGACGAATCGGTGCTGGCCCTTAATCGTGACGGCGATAATTACTACGATCCCTATGCTGGGTTCAATCATCTTGACGCCCTCGACGTCTACAACTACAGCCTGATCAGTCGCTTGGTTGGTCGCCAGAAATTTGAGAAAAAAGGCGCTAACCCCGGTGGTGACGGCAACGAAGGAGGATCGCCTTATTCGACCCTGAGGAACATGTTCAAGTTCGTCAGCTATTGGAACCCGACGATCCGGCCGGATCAAGACGGCAATGCCGAGATCGAATTCGAGGTGCCGGATAACTTAACCGGCTGGCGGATTTTTGCTTTTGCCGTAACCCCTGATGATCAAATGGGACTTGGTGACACCAATTTCAAGGTCAACCGGCCTACTGAAATCCGTCCGGTGATGCCAAATCAGGTGATCGAAGGAGATCGCTTCAAAGCCGGGTTCAATATCAAAAACCGCACGGATAAGTCGAGACAGCTCAAACTGAAGGTGGCCGTTGAGGGGCCGCTTGCCGACAAAAAAAAGGCTCTGTTCGAATTCGATCTGCCGATTGCTCCCTATGAACGAAAAAATATCTGGTTGCCGCTGAGCACCAAAGGTAGCGGTGAATTGATCTTTGTTGCCCAAGGTGGCGATCAACTGGATGGCGATGCTATTGAGCATCGGCTGCCGGTCAACAAACGGCGATCGTTGGAAACCGCCGCCACTTACGGCACGACAACGGCGGACACCATCAGCGAATCCGTCAAAATCCCCGAGGGAATCCATACCGATGTCGGTTACCTCGGCGCGGTTCTTTCTCCATCCGTGATCGGCAACCTGGATGGCGCTTTCCGCTACATCAAAGAATATCCGCATATGTGCTGGGAGCAACGCTTGACCAAGGCGGTGGTGGCCAATTCCTATCTTGAGCTCAAAGACTATCTGGACAAAAGCACTGAATGGCCCAACGCGCAGCACGATGTTGTCAAGGCCTTACGAGTAGCGGCCAATTTCCAGGCGCCGAATGGCGGCATGACGTACTGGCGACCACAAAATAGCTATGTCAGCCCATACCTGTCAGCCTACACGGCCATGGCTTTCAACTGGCTGAAACGCAACCATCATGAGGTTCCTTCCAAGGTCGAAGAACGTTTGCACGCCTACCTGCTCAAGCTACTGCGCCGTGATGAGTTGCCGACCTTCTATTCCAAAGGGATGGCCGCATCGGTGCGTGCCGTTGCCTTGGCGGCCTTGGCCGAAGCCGGAAAGATAACGGCCGCTGATGTGCTCAGACACGAACCTCATCTGCCGGAAATGGACCTCTTCGGCAAAGCGCACTTTCTGCAAGCGGCCATCAAAACACCAGAGGTGCCGGACGCCGTCCTGACGACAACGCTCGACGCGATCCTGGGTCACGCCAGCCAGTCGGGAGGCAAGTTTCAATTCAACGAGCCTTGGGACGACAGCTATAAATACATTCTTGCAACTCCGCTCAGATCGAACTGCGCTATCCTCTCAAGCCTGCTCACCGCCCAGACCAAAGCTGAGCAAGGGGAGACGATTGGTGATATTCCATTTAAGTTAGTACGGAGTATCACTCAGAGTCGCGGAAACCGGGATTATTGGGAAAACACCCAGGAAAACCTCTATTGCCTCAATGCGTTAATCGATTACGCCTCGATCTATGAACGCAGCGATCCGAACATGACGATCGCTGTCGATTTTGATGGAGAGGCTCTCGGCAAGGCCGAATTCTCCTGCAAAGCCGATCCGCAGGTTGAGGTGACGCGGCCGTTGACTGTAAACGATCCCGGCCGTCAGGCAAAAATTGTGATGGAGAAAGAGGGAACAGGACGCTTCTACTATTCAGCACGCATCGCCTACGACCTGAAAGAGGAAAACGCTGCCCGCATCAACTCCGGCATCGAAATCCGCCGTGAGTATTCGATCGAACGTGATGGGAAATTCGTGCTGTTGAAAAGCCCCATGGAAATCCGGCGAGGAGATCTGGTGAAAGTTGATCTGTTTGTGTCGGTTCCAACCGCCCGGCATTTCGTTGTGGTTGAAGACAAGGTTCCAGGCGGTTTGGAGCCGGTCAATACCGATCTGGCAACGGCTTCTACGGTAGATGCAGATAAAGCAAAGTTCAAGGCGGCCGATGGTTCCTGGTTCTACACCTTTTCGGACTGGTCTTACTATGGACGTTACTTCTGGAGCTTTTATCATAAAGAGCTCAAGCACGACGCAGCCAGATTCTATGCCGATTACCT
- a CDS encoding helix-turn-helix transcriptional regulator has product MRGKTHWPIAQSLGISGHTVKFHLNNIFDKLRVNNRQQAIAVLLVERYLSL; this is encoded by the coding sequence ATGCGCGGCAAGACCCATTGGCCGATTGCTCAAAGTCTAGGGATCTCGGGACATACCGTGAAGTTTCATCTCAACAACATTTTTGACAAATTACGCGTCAATAACCGCCAACAGGCGATTGCCGTGCTGCTTGTGGAACGCTATCTGAGTTTGTAG
- a CDS encoding YadA C-terminal domain-containing protein, with product MANDTQNALHALDSRMSDLETEMDDVAALSAAFSALTPNARASGNTQISLGLGNYGSVNALAMGVYHYVNDNVLINAGASTTFDHGKTAARAGITFGF from the coding sequence TTGGCCAATGACACCCAAAATGCGCTTCATGCTCTCGACAGTCGCATGAGTGATCTGGAAACCGAAATGGATGATGTTGCGGCCCTTTCCGCAGCGTTTTCGGCCCTGACACCTAACGCCCGCGCCAGCGGCAACACCCAGATTTCTCTCGGTCTTGGCAACTACGGCAGTGTCAATGCCCTGGCCATGGGCGTGTATCACTACGTCAATGACAATGTGCTGATCAACGCTGGTGCGTCAACAACCTTTGATCACGGTAAAACCGCAGCCCGCGCGGGAATCACGTTTGGGTTTTAG